A single region of the Brachypodium distachyon strain Bd21 chromosome 3, Brachypodium_distachyon_v3.0, whole genome shotgun sequence genome encodes:
- the LOC100836882 gene encoding uncharacterized protein LOC100836882, protein MASGAPSIMFRRLFKTLTVNPALVSGMTSQHQQLQQRAPVSGTSKGKAKLKAGLPLKRNVIAKKGGTASTGGGGGAGRGRREAIERITQIAESCLNSPTPLRHLTPKERLREAKREELGLVSKERQRELDIAKAKAKSKDKGGGDGGRVLMGPPGLDYISLGLVDEEAIPEYELTVEDGRRLAKEYSRVLMRRHRARQTAESALLRLKNEAIAALPEKLRAAAMVPDMAPFPANRYMATLTPPIEGYIEKVRDAAKKYSVKEKLR, encoded by the coding sequence ATGGCTTCAGGTGCTCCCAGTATCATGTTTCGACGTCTTTTCAAAACCCTTACTGTAAACCCAGCATTGGTGTCTGGCATGACCAGCCAGCATCAGCAGCTGCAACAGCGTGCACCAGTGAGTGGCACATCCAAAGGCAAGGCTAAGCTGAAAGCAGGCCTGCCTTTGAAGCGTAACGTCATAGCAAAGAAGGGCGGCACGGCTTCCACTGGTGGGGGTGGTGGAGCTGGCCGTGGTCGTCGGGAGGCCATTGAGCGTATTACTCAGATTGCAGAATCCTGTCTCAATTCCCCTACTCCTCTACGTCACTTGACCCCCAAGGAGCGTCTTCGCGAGGCAAAACGGGAGGAGCTTGGACTTGTCTCCAAGGAACGGCAACGTGAACTTGACATCGCCAAGGCTAAAGCCAAGTCCAAAGATAAGGGTGGAGGTGACGGTGGCCGTGTGCTTATGGGGCCGCCGGGCCTTGACTATATCAGTCTAGGTCTGGTAGATGAGGAGGCCATCCCTGAATATGAGCTGACAGTTGAAGATGGTCGGCGTCTTGCCAAAGAATACAGCCGTGTGCTAATGCGACGGCACCGTGCACGGCAAACTGCAGAATCAGCACTTTTGAGGCTCAAGAATGAGGCCATCGCTGCACTCCCTGAGAAGCTGCGAGCTGCTGCTATGGTTCCTGACATGGCACCGTTCCCTGCAAACCGGTACATGGCAACTCTCACACCACCAATCGAAGGGTATATTGAGAAGGTGCGGGATGCTGCCAAGAAGTATTCGGTGAAGGAGAAACTTCGCTGA